One Sphingomonas sp. FARSPH DNA segment encodes these proteins:
- a CDS encoding replicative DNA helicase has protein sequence MATLAFPTPTAAAEPMHLPRNVEAEAAMLGAMMIDNRLADDLVDRLEPAHFYEPVHGRIFAAIKTLRSNDMLATPVTLRPMFEADEGMKELGGPAYLAQLTGSGAGLIGARQFATQIYDLAMLRALVSVGRTLVERAMDTSEEVNPRAQIEAAEEELYKVAGDGGVENSVKSFAQATTMAVKMAERALNSGGNLSGVTTGLDSVNSKIGGMHHSDLMILAGRPGMGKTSLATNIAFNAARRWMRDMADGISPSESVGAKVAFFSLEMSADQLATRILAEQSGISSENLRMGKISKAEFGQLAAAAAELENLPFFIDDTGGLSISALHTRVRRLQRRHNNQIGLVVVDYLQLLTSGKGGNENRVQEISEISRGLKTLAKDMNVPVLALSQLSRAVESREDKRPMLSDLRESGSIEQDADMVWFVFREDYYTAQREPKRPMEGDDAKIFEDHAKWAADMERVYGLAELIVAKQRHGATGKVVLKFDPTITRFTDYAGY, from the coding sequence ATGGCGACTCTGGCATTCCCCACTCCGACGGCCGCGGCCGAACCGATGCATCTGCCGCGCAACGTCGAGGCGGAAGCCGCGATGCTGGGCGCGATGATGATCGACAACCGGCTGGCCGACGATCTGGTCGACCGGCTGGAACCGGCCCATTTCTACGAGCCCGTCCACGGCCGCATCTTCGCCGCGATAAAGACGTTGCGATCCAACGATATGCTGGCGACTCCTGTCACGCTGCGTCCGATGTTCGAGGCGGATGAGGGGATGAAGGAGCTGGGCGGACCGGCCTACCTCGCGCAGCTGACCGGATCGGGCGCCGGCCTGATCGGGGCGCGGCAGTTCGCGACGCAGATTTACGATCTGGCGATGCTGCGCGCGCTCGTCAGCGTCGGGCGAACCTTGGTCGAACGCGCGATGGATACCTCCGAAGAGGTCAATCCGCGCGCTCAGATCGAGGCGGCGGAAGAGGAATTGTACAAGGTCGCGGGCGACGGCGGGGTCGAGAATTCGGTCAAGAGCTTCGCGCAGGCGACGACGATGGCGGTCAAGATGGCCGAACGCGCGCTCAATTCGGGCGGCAACCTGTCGGGTGTCACCACCGGGCTCGATTCGGTCAATTCCAAGATCGGCGGCATGCATCATTCCGATCTGATGATTCTCGCCGGCCGTCCGGGCATGGGCAAGACGTCGCTGGCGACCAACATCGCGTTCAACGCGGCGCGGCGTTGGATGCGCGACATGGCCGACGGCATCAGCCCCAGCGAGTCGGTCGGCGCCAAGGTCGCCTTCTTCAGCCTGGAAATGAGCGCGGACCAGCTGGCGACGCGTATCCTTGCCGAGCAATCGGGGATCAGCTCCGAAAACCTGCGCATGGGCAAGATCAGCAAGGCGGAATTCGGCCAGCTCGCCGCCGCCGCCGCCGAGCTGGAGAATCTGCCGTTCTTCATCGACGACACCGGCGGTCTGTCGATCAGCGCGCTCCACACGCGCGTGCGCCGGTTGCAGCGGCGGCACAACAACCAGATCGGCCTCGTCGTCGTCGACTATCTGCAGCTGCTGACCAGCGGCAAGGGCGGCAACGAGAATCGCGTGCAGGAAATCTCCGAGATCAGCCGCGGCCTGAAGACGCTGGCGAAGGACATGAATGTGCCCGTGCTGGCGCTGTCGCAGCTGAGCCGTGCGGTCGAAAGCCGCGAGGACAAGCGTCCGATGCTGTCGGACCTGCGCGAATCGGGCTCGATCGAGCAGGACGCGGACATGGTCTGGTTCGTGTTCCGCGAGGATTATTATACCGCGCAGCGCGAACCCAAGCGCCCGATGGAGGGCGACGATGCCAAGATCTTCGAAGATCACGCGAAATGGGCTGCCGACATGGAAAGAGTATACGGCCTGGCCGAGCTGATCGTCGCCAAGCAACGCCATGGTGCGACGGGCAAGGTTGTATTGAAATTTGACCCGACGATCACGCGCTTCACGGATTATGCGGGATATTGA